Below is a window of Solanum stenotomum isolate F172 chromosome 7, ASM1918654v1, whole genome shotgun sequence DNA.
AAATGGAAAGTAAGAAAGAGTTGGAGCACAAGAATATCATTGTAttgctttttatttataaaaattaaaccCTTTACAAGTGAATGAAATCAACTATTTTTAGACAACAAAGTAAATACATCAGCCAATAAGAATGCTCCACTCGAGCTCTAAAGTACTGTCATCCGATAGAGATGCTCCACTTGGAGATACCGTGATGCGTGTGTGCTGTAAAACCTTCCCTGATCCACGGAATCTTGTATGACCTAGCTAGTTGATGTGTCTGTCCTTTTATCCTTCTAACACGTTTTCAGGCCATGagtctttttcctcttcttcaatGACTCCGCGCCACGAGTTCCCTCTTTTTTCTGCATTAGAGCCAACTGGCTGATCCGGCAACAAAATTGAAGCAACTAAACCGGATATGCAATGATCCAGGGGCTTCTCCAACGACTCCCTTAAAAAAGCTATCCCGATGTCTCTAATTCTGATTTCTTCTCCGGATTTAATTTGATGCCAGGTGTTCCCTTGTCCTAAGCACCCACGTGTACATGAGAACTCCCCAATACAACTCCATGAAATGATGCTTACTCAGTCCTATTTTGCACATTGTGTTATGCATGAAGCTGTTGTTGGGTATGAATGCCTGTATTAGATGACATCTCCTCAGTACCATGCTGCTTATGCTTGGGACTTGCCAAAAGGGGATAGTATGTATGTTCAGTAGCAGTACATTTGTATACTTAGTATGAAGTTGCATATGTCATTATTCTTAGGAGTTAAGCATAACACACTAatgtgccctttaacttggccttGGCCTGACATCTATGCTTTccaactttggatgtgcacaagtgGGCACTTAAACTATCATATAGttgcacaagtagatacacacgTCCTACATGACAAATCTTAAGTGCACACCCATAGTTGGAGGACATAGATACTAGCTAATGCCAAGTTAAGTGacacgtttatgtattatgccttattCTTAGCACCATCAAAAAGGAGAGTATGCATACTCATTATTGTGGATATATTCTTTATGCCTGGCACCATTGAGAAGGGGATTATGGTAACTGTCTATGCTCTAGAGCTAAAAGAAAACTCTTTTTGAGtaagaattttaaagtttaaaactACAGAACTTTTAGGTCATGTAAGCAATTGATAgtttattgttttttcttgaaCCACGTGATTAGAATTCCAGAAATGGGATTGATGTGTATAGTGATGCATATAGTAAAATACAGGGAAGTGGACATTGTTCAAAACACAACAGAAAAGAAAACTGGATCTTAATAGGTGATGTAAGGATTACTAACTATATGTATGATCTAATCCCATCTGCTATTTTCTTCCATATGTTCATCAAAATTCACTTCATTTGAGGAATATATTAGACAAATGTGACACATAAAAATCCACTACAAAtcagttctttttttcttcttttctttttgtggagaAAGGGGAGTGTTAAATAGACCAGTCAGTGTCTGCACCGTTTGGTAAAAAGCTATTGAAAAATGATAGATTATGGAGTAGATGAGATTTACGTTGAATTAGTTTATTGTCTTTGTTTTATGTAAGAACTTCGTGCAGATGAATTCCTGCAGAGAGATATGATCCTCTTCTCCCTAATATCAACAACAAACAAGATCAGGGGTCCAAATGTAATATCGGGTGAGCAGCCATCACCCAATCTCGCCAACAAATAGGTTACAATTTGATTTGCATTTGCTTGTAAATGTAGTGTATGGTGAAGTAAAATGTAGATTGGATCTGAACTTGTTCACTGGTAAATGGCTAACTCAAGGTCATTCAATGATGCACCAACTTTTTCTGGTAAGATTGAGGTGGTGGAATAGGAGAATGGCTTTTTGGATCAGTAGAGTTCTTATATCAACTGAATGGGATGAAAGATACCCAGACTCAGATCAACAGGACTAATCCTACCAATAACCGTCAGTTATTTTCGAGTTGCTTAGGTAAAGGCCAGAATTGgatgctttttaaaaaaaaataaaaatatgtattggAATGCATACATATTATTGTGGGTCATCTGGGATGAGCTTCAATTcatcatttatatttttgataccCAAGAGAAGGGGGGCATCTGATATTGAAGACCCGTAAGTCTGGTACTGAGCATGTACAAGACCATGGCTAAGGTACTATCAATAAGGTAGAGGATAATAACGGATAACTATCTCTTACTTAGAGAGTGCCTTTGTGAGTGGAAGACAGATCTTGGATAAGTTTTATTGCCAATGATACTGCGGACTTGAGGCTGAGAAGGGGAAGATTGTGGTTTATGATTATACTGACAAAGAAGATATAGAAAGGAGCATCATGAAAAAAGGTTTGGTGAAATCGTACTATAGTTGCTTATGCAATGGGAGTGCTAGAAGATCATATGACcttgaaatggaaaaaaaaaaagttactgaAGAAAGTGACTTTCTTTACATGGGGTGCCATTTGTGTTTTAACCCTAATGGTGGATAACTTAAAAAGGAGGGATTGCATAGTAATACTAATAATTGGTAATGCATGAGCAAGAGGAGTGTTGAGGATGTGGATCACCTAGGGTTATATTGCAATTTTGCGGTGGAGTTATGGGCACTAATCTATTTCTATTAATGCTGTTGCTGAAGAGATGGAAAAGATTTTAGCATGTTGGAGGATGAGAAAGGTCGAACAAGAAAGAAGTGTGgaatttctcttttttaattttttggtgatgTAGAGAGAAATAGTAGAATTTTCAGGGTATGGAAAACTACGTTGGGGGTTAAAAGTTTCTCTTTTTCGTTTATATTTGGTGCAAAAGATCTTCATTTTATAGATAGTTGGATGGATCTTCTGGAGCTTTAATTAATGTGTTCCTTACTTCTAAACACTGCCTTGGTTTAATTTTAAGTAGCAACTTTTTTTAAGGAACAATATGGAGGTGCACTGTACGATTTTTGGAACTTTTTCTTTAGAAATTGACATTCTTGAGTGCTAGCTTATGTACTTCAACATATTATTGGAATTTGTCTGCTAAACTTGCTGTTGGTTGAATCAGCATTGCTCGGACGTTGATAGCATGACTAGACCACTCTATTTGGTAACTGCTTCTGTTGATAAAATGGTGCTGAAGAAGCCGATCAGCGTTGACACTGATCTGAAAATGGTTGGTGCAGTCATTTGGGTTGGTTTTTCTTCAATTGAAATTCAACTTGACGTTATACAGCCAGCAAATGGTATTTTCTCAAACTGAATTCATGCATTAGCATGCAACAATTTTCAAGGTCATTAGCTGCCTTTCTCAAATGTATCAAACTAATATCTTTTAGTTAATCACTTCCATACTTATTAAAAGAAGGATCTTTTAGTTCACAACAAAGACTATTACTCACAGAGACCAGAAAGTATTTTACATAGCTTACCATCTTCATCTGTACCTAGTATATGAATTGGTTTAGTTAAAAAACAATGACAATCTTAGCCTAAACCTGGTTTTGAGACCTAGTCTcgttttttcatattttaagcCCACATCAGCTTGTTAAATTTCAAAACGTTCCGTCTTTGACTTGTACCCTTAGACATGGCAATTAATAGTTGAAGTATGCCAGCATTGCTGTCATCCTCCAAATAATTACCTGATGCACCATTCATGAATGTAGATCTTCTCTCCTTGTAGGAATAATACTGCTTTTGTCCATCCCAGTCATATAATACATGCTTTTGTACTGTTATGAAACTAGAGAATATTCTTTTCTTCTGTGCCTGCTATTCACACATTTCTCTCAATTTCTCACTTGTGGTATTTTTTATACCGTCAACACCAGTGAGATTGTTAGTAAAGCTAAGAAAGGAGCCTATGTTTAACAGCTTACTCATCATTAAGTACGTGGTGAATAACCCCGCATGCTGCTAGCTTCTCTTTCATTCTGTCTCACCATATCTTTTATTTCCTTGATAACTAAATCCCACAAAGTAACTTTACATTTATGCATTCACCTTCGTCAATTTTACTCATTGAATTTCTTTTTGACATCTGCGAATCCAGTTTAACGTGGATGATTTTCTTGCAGGGAGCAGTGATCCCTCAGAATCAGTCGCTCTGACTGCAAACTTCATTTTTGTTGCTCGTGATTACAAGACAGGGAAAGCTGCTCCAGTGAATCGATTATGTCCCGAGACAGAAGCAGAAAAACTGCTCTATGAAGCAGCTGTAGCTAGAAATAACCTTAGGAAAAGAAAGAGGGGGGGAGACAGAAAGGAGATTGAAAATGGGGGAGTTAACAGACTTGAAGAACTATTAGCTGAAGGTAGAATATTCTGTGACATGCCAGCCTTGGCAGATCGGGACACCATTCTTCTCAAAGATACCCGCCTTGAGAATTCTTTGATTTGCCAGCCGCAGCAAAGAAATATTCATGGTCGGATCTTTGGGGGATTCCTGATGCTCAGAGCATTTGAACTTGCATTTTCGACAGCTTATGCTTTTGCCGGTCTGATGCCATCCTTCCTGGAGGTTGATCATGTTAATTTCCTTAGACCTGTGAGTGCACTATCTTGAACCTCTCCTCTTCAGTTATCACTGTTAACTTGATTCATAGTGGAActgtttaaatatattttaaccaATGGGTATGGTTGGTCTCGCACCAACACCAGAATACCCTTCCTACAACACCAGCATACCTAATAGTTGTTACCCACGACCAAAACTAGTACATGGACGGTTGTTCTTTCCTCCAGCATTAGACTACCTGTTAGCTAAACAATTCAAAATGCAAGAATTGCTCTTGGTTCCTCCAGCACTACATACTTCTGTATGTGAACATGTAAAAGATGAAATACTGCTAAAAGGAAATGCTCGCTCAGTCAGTAGTATGCTTAACGAACAAAAGAGAGGATGGTATCattttaacattttcttttccTAGTTTATTCCAGTGgtgcaattttttttactgttgcAGGTTGATGTTGGAGACTTTTTGCGTTTCAAATCATGTGTACTTTACACTGAACATGAGAATACTGATCAGCCTCTGATCAATGTAGAAGTTGTTGCTCATGTTACTAGGCCAGAGCAGAGGTCTAGTGAGGTATATTAAACTTCTATGAAACAAACTACTCCCTCTTTTCCATTATATAtgactctttttttcttttttggtttgttCCCTGAAGTAAGACACCTTTCTAAttcttcaacttcaatttttccattttacccttaatagTATGCTCTTATATCCACAGAAATGTCATGTCTAAGGGTAATTTTGGTATGTGTTGGAAGTCTTTTGTTCCTTTTCAAAGGCCATGTTTGATCAAACAACACTTTATAAACAAAACCAAGGGAGTAGTTAATGTTGTAGCAGAAGTAGTAGGTGGTTGCTAATGTAGCTATCTACAAAATCCCGGAATTGCTCTTATTCTCTAAACTCAAATGCAGGTATCTAATAGGTTCTACTTCACATTTACTGTCCGTCCAGAGGCTAAGGCCACAAATATTCAATTCAGAATCCGTAAAGTTGTCCCAGCTACCGAAGAAGAAGCTCGTAGGGTTCTGGAACGCATGGATGCTGATCATCTGCAGTCAATTTAGTATACCAACAAATGAGCATCTCGTTGAAAAAAACTAGATGTCAATTGGGTTTTAACCTGTATGTAGGAAGTCCATGGAAATTTATTTGACTATGAGACCAAAGACCTGATTTATCTACTAGATTAGTTGTACAATGATTCACAGTTGAAAAGAGGCTTTATGCTCAAGTTCCATTGCAGTATATCCAGCTTAGGCTGGTATTGCcaaattatagtcatttctgGACCTGTTTTTGAGTGATTCGTGTTGGAACTCAGTATTGATACTGTTTTATGGTTTGTCCAAACTAATAATAGTAACTCTTTGAAAAATTGTTTCTTCAAATGGAATGAGGAATTGACTACTGAATTTATGGGTTTGCAATGCTAAAAGTTGCGTTTCTAGAATTGAAAAACTATAGACCAACTCAATAAGTAGATAACATGTGTATTTGAATGTGCACTGCTATCACTAAATCATATTTACTTGtaatatatgaattattataatttgatGTAAACACGCAAGTTGGAACTAGTGCTCTTTACAGAAACATAAATGCGGAGCATTTGGCTTTTCTCTCCCTAAAATGCGTTGCGAGCTTCCattatgatttcctttttatcatttctcataattaaaattagttaaaagtTCTTTTTCGAACCAACGGTCAAATAAAGTTGGAGACACAGCTGGTTCACAATGTTCATTTTTGAATGGAGGTACATATCCTATGTTTCTCTTTACATTACAAATATGAAATAACACTCAACAATTAATTATTGCACccttttttcttgatttgagGCCTCTCATCTTTGAGATATATAAAACACAAAATGTTTCCGGCAAAATATTTGCCTTTGTTATTTCCTAAAGGGATGTccctatctatctatctatctatctatctatctatgggAATGGATAACTTTCCACATCTTATACAAAGAACTATATAAATACaagattataaaaaaagatTACATGTACCTCAAAAGGCAGGCCAAGTCTCAGACAAACTCCTAGATGGCCTTTATAGTACATTACATTAGTTTTGGCCAAAAACAAAAACTAGGGTTCTGCCTGCTATAAGCTAATGTTGCTAATGAGCGGATGAACTATCCTCGTCCGATGAACTATGCTGCCATTTTGCTGCTAACCCGCTAATGGCAGGCTGTAGATTTGGATTTACTGGAACTGGAAACTTGTGGGCAGAACTGACTATTGTACGTTCATTTATCATTCCAACTTCTTTGCAAACGCGATCAAGAACCATTAGGAAGTCTCTTACCACCATAAAGATCCTAAAAGGGTGAGCCTCTTCTCTCGCTGAATTTCCATGGAAGTATTCAGTTATTTCTTTCACCAAGGACATGGCAACACTTTCTAGAGCTTGGAGCCTTATGATCTCCTCTACTGCCATTTTCATAAACCTTCTCATAGACTCTGAAAATCTTTCCATGCTGCTTTCCTTCAAGCCAACTGCTTCAATTGATCGGACAACTTCAGCAATGTTTCCAATCCCTTTAGAAAGCTTTAAGACCTCACTATGAAGCACTTCTGAATCCATAGCAGCAGCTTTCTTAACATTTACAACCTCTGAACTAAGGTTTGAAACAACTTGGAGGCCAAGCTTCCGGCACTTGACGTCATCATTCATGGCCGACTGTTGATCTTGATCTCCACCAGAAAGACGAGCACCTTCACTTCTTATGATCTCCTGTACCACAAAATGCAAGAGGGTTGTTTTCCCATCAGCTCCCTTCACATCTACTAGCTTTAGGAGGGTATCTAGTTTGAACGCATGTGCATCACCCCGATTTGTCCCAACATTCATGCGGTTACCAGTCTTCAGCACTGCTTCCAGAAGCTTTAAGAACATTCTATTACTTCTCAACTCTTCACAAGCAGCCTGTCAAGTAGCAAAGCTTTATAAGgttcaaatatattaagaaGACTTTTCTTCTATTGGTTTATGTGACATAATAAGAAACAGAGTATGAATACTTGAACTGGTCCAGTTAGCATGCAGTTCCACAGTTCAAGAGAGAAACACATGCCAACTTCAGCACAAGAGTATCAAGTTCAGACAGTTcaagatgaaaaaaatgattattttccAGTCTAACAATTAGATGTCCTATAATACTGATGCTACAGCACTTCCTTCCAAAATCAGATAAGGCTATTTTTGAGTTTCATTTGTCATAGGTACCAGCTATgtgagtccgagcaacatagggtACCAGCATATTTACTTATTCACCATGTCAAACAGAAAACCCTTGCACAAACCTTCCttctatcaaatcaaaatcagaaCTGTTTAGTTATTAGAGAATTCAATATACAGCGAGAAGTTGAAGATGACCTGAAATAATTACCTCCAGAGTTTCAAATGACTTTTTGAGGTAGTCAACCTCAgaatcaaaatttgatatgtacAGCATAGCATCTACCCTTTTGAATGCAAAAGGTATATCAAGCACTGCTTTGAGAAACTTCTCGGCTGACCCAAGCTTAAACGGAGTATCATCTTTATATTCTTTCAGTTTGCGTTCTTCTTCTTTGGATGGAGCCATCTTCAATAAACTCTCAAGGAGCTCAGTCCCAAGGGCATCAGCATTTCCTGAAAAAAGAATGTACTTAATTTCTACAAGCGGAGACATCATAAATTCTCGATAGACTTGcacactaaaaagaaaaatagagaaaggaTCATCCTATTGAAGATAAAAAGCAGCAAACAGCAGAAAACCCAAAAGGTAAAGCTGTCGACATGGTTTGGGAACGATGTACACCAATAAGCAACCACAAACCAAATAAGATGATGCTCTAGCCTAATTATTAATACCCTGATATCCATGAGCAAAAGCCACATAACCCTATGAACACCTCTAAACTAGTCAGCTATCAGTTACCTTCTAAAACAATGTGAATGTCTACACTGTATTCATTCATACTAGTAAAGATTAATGCATATGATGAACAACGTATGGTGTTTGAGAATTTTATCTGGAAAACCCCTAACCTCTGTTGGTTAATTTACGTTTCAAGATCAAGGCATATCAATTCTTCTATAACAACGGCACATGTGAACTGAATGACAATTCAGTATTATGTAACCCTGCAGAAGATCTTTTATGTAGAACTAGAGCAATTAGGCAACAATAATCTGGCATTACTATCATCCCAGTCATATTTCAGTTTAAATTTTCAAGTCTGAGAATAACAGAGTAGCAGAATACCTTCTAAAAGGGCTTCACATACTTCCTCAACAGTTACATTTAGTGCTCTTAGCAAAATTGCAATATTCTGTGACTTCTTTGGATCAAGTACCCTATTCTCTTGGCTCTGCGAGGGAAGAACAGGGCGTCTAGTCATTTCTTTTCGATTTAGAGTTGGAGTCTTCACAATAAACAAGCTTTCTATCATCTCTTCATCCAATCTGCAAACAAATCAGTTCAGCTTTAATTGCCCGACCAAAAAGAGAAGAATTTAATATATGTAACAAGTGTAACAAGTGTAACAAAGTGTTTAGATTATCCTACTTAAACGAACTTGATTTCAGTTGATCCCACACCATTTCCCGATCAGAACTAGCTCTTACTTTATCCCAATGCAAAGTCTTCAACTTTGGTTTTGGAGTTTCATCGTTGTTCCCACCAGTATCACTTGATAAGCCTTCTATACTCTGCTCAATCT
It encodes the following:
- the LOC125870270 gene encoding acyl-coenzyme A thioesterase 2, chloroplastic translates to MTCFLEFPSSYKIQSQVVFKIKTLPYPSYFQFPRKPFSRIYCLPMESNSSSPNTIPVFSTLASPFDENSDSNRKPLSLWPGMYHSPVTNALWETRSKIFETLLDPPIDAPPQSQLLTKNPSESRTCILYNFSTDFILREQYRDPWNEVRIGKLLEDLDALAGTISVKHCSDVDSMTRPLYLVTASVDKMVLKKPISVDTDLKMVGAVIWVGFSSIEIQLDVIQPANGSSDPSESVALTANFIFVARDYKTGKAAPVNRLCPETEAEKLLYEAAVARNNLRKRKRGGDRKEIENGGVNRLEELLAEGRIFCDMPALADRDTILLKDTRLENSLICQPQQRNIHGRIFGGFLMLRAFELAFSTAYAFAGLMPSFLEVDHVNFLRPVDVGDFLRFKSCVLYTEHENTDQPLINVEVVAHVTRPEQRSSEVSNRFYFTFTVRPEAKATNIQFRIRKVVPATEEEARRVLERMDADHLQSI